The Epinephelus lanceolatus isolate andai-2023 chromosome 1, ASM4190304v1, whole genome shotgun sequence genome has a window encoding:
- the zhx3a gene encoding zinc fingers and homeoboxes protein 3 → MASKRKSTVPCMIPSKSKHVREEIILGSLPELLPTIPEDSILSISGEESGHFSHSSSKSESGSEMQKGGTYSCPKCRFESRDLNYFLDHMHNCHLDFRAQPTFYCLNCGVSVVRFEALALHNANAHPKIMEGLVTASLTVNNRDGVTTVEQSLFTDSGEDFRESGISLTKTPIAKMMKAKGEHKKIVVSHTVEVRKIDTGKDVDPSMLKNVPELQNGALSVSGAPAMPRTTVAHVIKTTVSNQVFHQHTPSLYSPPSSGSNKDLPKVMIPLSSIPTYDAAMDTSSFLKTSFGKFPYPTKAELCYLTVVSEFPEEQIKLWFTAQRLKQGISWSPEEIEEARRKMFNTVFQGGAPKKQPATQQHVNHIVTHHTVTAHPDSKGPNFQMAKVPYGGMKPRPVGVMATQASMSTNPHVTRVSYSTPIVPPKFPSVVRTTQVLTKNTQPTVEPDKSNGLGLDMAGSSGCVSSTSSSRSSSSSSSCSSSSSISSYSSSSNGGETVTRKPVHNSSPTNSINSIATCSTNISNNDEHCVADTNGKPNVKSNSLPIGLEGSNSTKGQVIIDNTSKSNVTCNNHNSGIISPQEEAHAAKPDDEHNNCIYKTNNSSISNDYPSTTCNDSVPNLNHASKSPTESTSTTVITKSSSSILDEGKCNKDFPIKGMSILQQLIKEEDPFTGDRSCPELKIDPIKINFKRLKMNEPDTTSEIVNQEHRSDLAEVCASQQSFPPPWANKTPQQLHILRQVFSSTRWPSSQQYEDLSVQTGLPKSEVVRWFSDSRYSHKNGQLKWLETYQRPTAPEEGRGLGDAEVESPKDSPAAKRKLVEQDMNKHLEGEAELNSGQRVVWQDSYSPLLGLMGSEGSGERGRADESAQPGVLQDPWSERAEDHQQPVANQSLIEQQTDANQARDRLRMELLEV, encoded by the exons ATGGCCAGCAAGAGGAAATCCACTGTACCCTGCATGATACCATCCAAATCCAAACATGTGCGTGAGGAAATCATACTGGGCTCGCTACCAGAACTCCTACCAACAATCCCAGAAGACAGCATACTCAGCATCTCTGGAGAAGAGTCTGGCCACTTTTCTCACAGCTCCTCCAAATCTGAAAGTGGCAGCGAGATGCAGAAAGGAGGTACATACAGCTGTCCAAAGTGCCGTTTCGAGTCCAGAGATCTAAACTACTTTTTGGATCACATGCACAACTGCCACTTAGACTTCAGGGCCCAGCCCACCTTCTACTGCCTGAACTGTGGGGTGTCAGTCGTCCGCTTTGAGGCTCTGGCTCTGCATAATGCTAACGCCCACCCTAAGATAATGGAGGGCTTGGTCACTGCCTCCCTGACTGTCAACAACAGGGATGGAGTAACAACAGTTGAGCAAAGCCTCTTCACAGACAGCGGAGAAGACTTCAGAGAATCTGGGATCTCCCTCACCAAAACACCGATTGCAAAGATGATGAAAGCTAAGGGTGAGCACAAAAAGATTGTGGTTTCTCACACCGTTGAGGTACGGAAGATAGACACTGGAAAGGATGTAGACCCCAGCATGCTGAAAAATGTGCCTGAACTCCAAAACGGGGCTCTCAGTGTTTCTGGCGCCCCAGCTATGCCGAGGACCACTGTCGCTCATGTGATTAAGACGACAGTGTCCAACCAAGTCTTTCACCAGCACACTCCCTCCCTTTACTCCCCCCCGTCCTCTGGTTCCAATAAAGACCTTCCAAAGGTGATGATCCCTCTCAGCAGCATCCCCACCTACGATGCCGCCATGGACACCAGCAGCTTTCTCAAGACATCCTTTGGCAAGTTCCCCTACCCGACCAAAGCCGAACTCTGCTACCTAACGGTGGTCTCGGAGTTCCCTGAAGAGCAGATCAAACTGTGGTTTACTGCCCAAAGGCTCAAGCAGGGCATAAGCTGGTCTCCTGAAGAGATTGAAGAGGCCAGGAGGAAGATGTTCAACACAGTGTTCCAGGGTGGCGCACCTAAAAAGCAACCCGCTACACAGCAGCACGTCAATCACATTGTAACCCACCACACTGTCACTGCCCATCCAGACTCAAAAGGACCAAACTTTCAGATGGCCAAAGTTCCCTACGGCGGTATGAAACCCAGGCCTGTCGGGGTCATGGCCACACAGGCGAGCATGTCAACCAACCCCCATGTCACTAGGGTCTCGTATTCTACTCCAATCGTTCCCCCAAAGTTTCCATCTGTAGTCAGAACAACACAGGTACTGACAAAGAATACTCAACCCACTGTGGAGCCAGACAAGAGCAATGGCCTCGGCCTAGATATGGCTGGGAGCAGTGGTTGTGTCAGTAGCACCAGCAGCAGTcgaagcagcagtagcagcagtagttgcagtagtagcagcagcatcagcagctaTTCCAGCAGTAGTAATGGTGGTGAGACTGTCACCCGGAAACCGGTGCATAACAGCAGCCCAACCAACAGCATCAACAGCATTGCCACTTGCTCTACCAACATTAGCAATAATGATGAGCACTGTGTTGCTGACACCAACGGGAAACCAAACGTCAAAAGCAACAGTTTACCGATTGGATTGGAAGGTTCAAATAGTACCAAGGGTCAAGTGATCATCGACAACACCAGCAAATCCAATGTCACCTGTAACAATCATAACAGCGGcatcatcagtccacaggaggAGGCTCACGCCGCAAAGCCTGACGACGAACACAACAACTGCATCTACAAGACCAACAACAGCAGTATTAGCAATGATTACCCCAGTACTACCTGTAATGACAGTGTCCCTAACCTGAATCATGCCAGCAAATCCCCAACCGAAAGCACCAGCACTACTGTCATTACAAAAAGCAGCTCATCTATTTTAGATGAGGGTAAATGCAACAAGGACTTTCCCATCAAAGGCATGTCAATCTTACAGCAGCTCATAAAGGAGGAGGACCCGTTTACCGGGGACAGAAGCTGCCCCGAGCTGAAAATTGACCCCATCAAGATCAACTTCAAGAGGCTGAAGATGAATGAACCGGATACCACATCTGAGATTGTAAATCAAGAACATAGGTCTGACCTAGCTGAGGTGTGTGCTTCTCAGCAGTCTTTCCCACCCCCTTGGGCCAATAAGACCCCCCAGCAGCTGCACATCCTGCGACAGGTCTTTTCCAGCACCCGCTGGCCCAGCAGTCAGCAGTATGAAGACTTAAGCGTCCAGACTGGCCTTCCCAAGTCAGAGGTGGTGCGCTGGTTCAGCGACAGCCGGTACAGCCACAAGAACGGGCAGTTGAAGTGGCTGGAGACCTATCAACGACCGACTGCTccagaggaagggagggggctTGGAGACGCTGAAGTTGAGTCACCCAAAGACTCTCCAGCGGCCAAAAGGAAACTTGTTGAGCAAGACATGAACAAGCACCTTGAAGGAGAAGCAGAACTGAACTCAGGGCAGCGGGTTGTGTGGCAGGATTCATACTCACCGCTGCTGGGTCTGATGGGGTCCGAGGGGAGCGGAGAGCGAGGCCGAGCTGATGAGTCAGCACAGCCGGGAGTCCTGCAAGATCCCTGGTCAGAGAGAGCGGAGGACCACCAGCAGCCAGTGGCCAATCAGTCACTCATCGAACAACAGACTGATGCCAATCAGGCCAG GGATCGCCTGAGGATGGAGCTGCTGGAGGTGTGA
- the fam83d gene encoding protein FAM83D, producing MRPAAHETDSLPQRARRRHSGLATSRQPIRIHDGQERREKTKYEFCFLEVKTLPVTCDTAESLRGAKRRTATKMALSQCLDDSPLRLGPKRTGADDLNLQEVYNERHRLALEELVSGGPDNFLEFLRKERIPNFLSDDEMQRIRSAAVPARCVSLHGEDLQALEQSLSSSLDCSSVTYFPEVSDVEPPLLELGWPAFTAGSYRGVTRAVAHFQPSYGECIYSCKEAARRMIKSAREVIAIVTDSLTDLDIFKDLQEACSLRKVPVYILLDQSCAPAFLKMCRNVGVRLDDLRQMKVRTITGTTYYMRSGARITGEVHERFMLIDGNRVATGSYRFNWTDGKLHSSNLIELSGQITEKFDEEFRILYAQSQPVNTRGPPSVRNSGIYEHLLIKHSVTSSPYLTRERPVEPVCLTSTPSRKPLNVAVQPLCEPTIPDFRKTNPVSDSSTIGEDWTGQQHMQEEILAGSSTRCFLADQLAEEDPATPSNAPCHASTQTTRSVTDSDTQTDLKLTQHPNLITPMSTVPNQATSPSSVSPRQISPTQAAPDGTLKECFHKLTKERQHHYSAIRSKLEHMVTTLSQRRELVDVTNMTQGPGAHSRQRVHKDCEQEPNPRLLVESAGMGTWPRARCVH from the exons ATGAGACCGGCTGCACATGAGACTGACAGCCTGCCTCAGCGAGCCCGGAGACGCCATTCTGGTCTGGCAACCTCCCGACAGCCAATACGGATCCACGACGGACAGGAAcggagggaaaaaacaaaatacgAATTTTGCTTCCTGGAGGTCAAAACGTTACCTGTCACCTGCGACACGGCGGAGTCTCTGAGAGGAGCGAAGAGAAGAACAGCCACAAAAATGGCTCTGTCACAGTGTCTGGACGACTCGCCTCTGAGGCTGGGTCCCAAACGGACCGGGGCCGACGACCTGAACCTGCAGGAGGTGTACAACGAGAGACACCGACTGGCGCTGGAGGAGCTGGTGTCAGGGGGTCCCGACAACTTTCTGGAGTTCCTCAGGAAAGAGAGGATCCCCAACTTTCTGTCGGATGATGAGATGCAGCGGATCCGGAGCGCCGCTGTGCCCGCGCGGTGTGTGTCTCTCCACGGGGAGGACCTGCAGGCGCTGGAGCAGTCGCTCAGCAGCTCCCTGGACTGCTCCTCCGTCACCTACTTCCCCGAGGTGTCGGATGTGGAGCCGCCGCTGCTGGAGCTCGGTTGGCCCGCCTTCACCGCCGGCTCCTACCGGGGGGTCACAAGGGCCGTGGCGCACTTCCAGCCCAGCTATGGGGAGTGCATATATAGCTGCAAGGAGGCTGCGAGACGTATGATTAAAAGTGCCAGAGAG GTGATTGCCATAGTTACAGACTCCCTGACAGACCTGGATATCTTTAAGGATCTTCAGGAGGCATGCTCTCTCCGCAAAGTCCCCGTCTACATCCTGCTGGACCAATCATGTGCTCCTGCTTTCCTCAAGATGTGCAGAAATGTCGGTGTGCGGTTGGATGACCTTCGG CAAATGAAAGTGCGAACCATCACTGGTACAACCTATTACATGAGATCAGGAGCGAGGATTACTGGGGAAGTTCATGAGAGGTTCATGCTGATTGATGGAAACAGAGTGGCTACAGGTTCCTACAG GTTCAACTGGACTGATGGCAAACTACACAGCAGCAACCTAATCGAGCTCTCTGGTCAGATAACAGAGAAATTTGACGAGGAGTTCCGCATCCTCTACGCCCAGTCTCAGCCTGTAAACACTCGAGGACCTCCAAGTGTCCGAAACAGCGGCATCTACGAGCATCTCCTCATCAAACACTCGGTCACTTCCTCCCCTTACCTGACCAGAGAGAGGCCTGTGGAGCCGGTGTGTCTGACCAGCACGCCCAGCCGCAAGCCCCTAAACGTAGCTGTCCAGCCCCTGTGTGAACCCACGATTCCAGATTTCCGTAAAACCAACCCAGTGTCCGACTCCTCCACCATAGGTGAGGACTGGACGGGGCAGCAGCACATGCAGGAGGAGATCCTGGCTGGTAGCAGCACTCGGTGTTTCCTTGCAGATCAGCTAGCAGAGGAAGATCCAGCGACCCCCAGCAATGCCCCCTGCCACGCCTCCACTCAGACCACTCGGTCAGTGACAGACAGTGACACCCAGACTGACCTCAAGCTCACACAACACCCCAACCTTATCACACCAATGAGTACAGTGCCAAACCAGGCCACCTCGCCCTCCTCAGTGTCTCCCAGGCAGATCTCGCCCACCCAGGCAGCTCCAGACGGTACCTTAAAGGAATGCTTCCATAAGCTGACCAAAGAGCGCCAGCACCACTACTCCGCTATCCGATCCAAGCTGGAGCACATGGTGACCACCCTGTCCCAGCGGCGAGAGCTAGTGGACGTCACCAACATGACTCAGGGGCCTGGCGCTCACAGCAGGCAGAGGGTACACAAAGACTGTGAGCAGGAACCAAACCCCAGACTGCTTGTTGAAAGTGCGGGCATGGGCACATGGCCAAGAGCCAGATGTGTACACTAG